From the Schistocerca nitens isolate TAMUIC-IGC-003100 chromosome 10, iqSchNite1.1, whole genome shotgun sequence genome, the window gcaaaactccagcgtcatcttgaaacaaagcactcagagtacaaaagtaagtcattagattttttcaaaaataaattaggagAGTTGAAATCATCTCAtaaaacaattaccaaacactgtggtgcaaatgtaaatgaaaatgcagcccttgcgtcttacgaggtggttcagcttgttgctaaatgtgggaaaaaccacagCTGGGGAACTTATATtgccatcagcaataatactttgcaAGAGAATGTTAGGTGATGCAGCTGCTTAGGTAATAGGAACTGTACCgctctcaaataatactgttcagagacgaattactgatatggcagttaaCATCGAAGAAACCTTGCTAGCTAGACTTTGCACGAGTGACATGTATGCTCTACAACTGGATGGAAGCACAGACATTTCAAAAAAAGCTATAATGTTGGTTTTCGCACGATTCTTATGGGAGGACCAAGTgttcaaagattttcttttttcatgcgaacaactgcatacaacagcaGACGATATTGttactgcactaaataattatctcaatgaacTCGATGTCACCTGGAAAAAATGTGTAAGGATGTCGACAGATAgagcaaagtcaatggctggcaAAAAAAACAGGACTTCTAGCTTGTATCAAAGCAGTAGCCCCTGAGGTGAAATGGACTCACTGTAGTATCCATCATGAAGCCTTAGTAGCCAAAAGATTGCCTGAACCTTTGCAAAAAATACTTAAAGAAGTTCaaatcatcaactacattaaaactcgACATCTGCAATACGGATTATTGTCTTTGTTGTGTAAAGAGATCGGCAGTGAGCgtgagcaacttcttattcatacggaagtaagatggctttctTGAGGTAGGATCTAGTCAAGATTTTCTGAACTTAGAGACAAGGTTAGTgccttccttcttgacacaaagtacgcggATCTTCTCACTAACTTCTCTTTGCTTTGCTCAGTTGCGTACTTAACTGATGTGTTTGAACAattgaatgtgttaaacttgagtttacaaggaaaaaatgtagacatgttcaaagttgaggataaaattagtgctatggtcaaaaagcGTCATATCTGGGCATCAAGAATAGAAAAtgagtcactaactaacttttctactttaaaacaattcttggagtcataagaggagagtttgcctgaccagatcaagataAATGTAGCCGAGTATCTATGCAGCCTAGCACaacttttagagagtatttccctgaacctggCCCTGACGACAGAGGGATtcaaaatcccttcagctgtgaagaaatagacaaaatccaaggcctcactgaagaagaggaagatcaacttgtggatctgtccagctgtggtacgatgataaacattttcatcggtgataaaattacagacttctgggcatcagcatgcgaggactacaagaaacttggagatcaGGCAAGGAAAAggtccttccatttgcaaccacatatcggtgtgagcaagcattttcttccctGTGTTTCACGAAAAACAAACATTggaatcggctcgacatgcggacggatttcagagtgaaagtttcaagtttggaacctaatatttcagaaataatggactcaaagatCAGactgaactcatctcattaagaactgaaaattaaaactaactgtatactgatggagtactctgctgtaactgtattttttcaaataaataataccttgaatgaaattagtgttttcttatttttcacacatttctACTCAAAGCAacctcaagtgtagtacacttgaaactccaatacactcagttttaattttttccatcattttaagttcatattaaatttatatttttttaaggagtttgttatactaaacacccagatctgaaaacaaagattttgagcaataatcaaaaatttgacaataacaatgatggctaaattgaaaaagttttaagctcaatattttttcaataatgaatatgtcaatgttttttctaattaccaaaaatagaaaaacgtataaaaagactcttaatttggcttttttaggtactcgaTACTGTGATACGACACGGTACCAAtcgtgctcgatgagggggtcctcgagaaaattttgttgggaacctctGGTTTAGAGCATCAGATAGTCATCTGAATGACTGGGGTAGCAAAAGATGTAAGAGACCTATGAGGGGTCCAAAATAGATCAGAAACTTACACAATAAAAATCTATAAACGACCTAGCAGATAATGTCAAAAGTTGGGTTAGAATTTTTGTTGATGATGCTGACGTATAAAGAGAAATTGCAAAGCTAGAAAACTGTAGCAGAGATCGACGCTCAGTGTGGTGATCGGCAGTCGGCCCTTTATTGTACAATCGTACAACTGCAGAGCAATCACTGCAAGCAGTcacatctgtaaaatatctaggagaatgTGTACGGAGTGAGAAGTGGAACTAATCACAATTAAGCAGATGTGAGACAGAATTGTTGGAAGAACCTCGAAGAAAGTGTCGCCCTCCCACAAAGGTGGCAGCTTTCAGAACCCTAGTTCTACCAATACTGGAATACTACTCTTTAGTTTGAGATCTGTACCAGATAAAACTGACAGATGAaactgagaagatccaaagaagagcagcacatttcgttaaggattcatttagtaagcacgatagGATCACGGACACTAACAGCCAGCTCCAATGGCAGACAACGAAGGGAGGCATTCTACAAGGTGTAGTTCACTTTTAAAACTCTGGGAGCTTATGTCCCTAGAAAGGTCAACTGTACGTCACTTCCTCCTAcatgtatctaaaaaaaaaaaacaacaacaataaaattagagagattggagctcacacagaggcttatCCACAAACCATCGATGACTGGAatataaaaaggggaaagtaacagtggtgcacaaagtaccctctgccgcaCATTGTAAGGTGGTTTTGTTGGATAGAGATGTAGAGGTCGATTTTCTGTTACCATAAATAGCAAACTTCACTAgtctaaaaagaaataaataggaagcaacAAAGCAACAACTGTGATAACAGCTATTGTATCTCACAACACTCTCGTCATGAAGAATTCACTTACCTGCCTCTGTGACTGTGCTCGTCACTTGCGGCGTAGCTACACACAGGGCCCTGTGTCATGGACAGATGTTGGCTCTGCTGCGCCAGCAGCTGCGACCGCAGCAGAGACGGCCGCGCCTTAAATGTCTGCTGCAGAGCCGGCCGCGCATCAGGCATTCGCAGAAGAGGTGAACGCACCTCAGGTGTCTGCAGCAGACGTGACCTCGCATCAGGCGTCTGCAGCAGGGGCGGCCGCGCATCAGGCGTCTCCAGCAGGGGCGGCCGCGCATCAGGCGCCTGCAGCAGGGGAGGACGCGCATCAGGCGCCTGCAGCAGGGGAGGACGCGCATCAGGCGCCTGCAGCAGGGGAGGACGCGCATCAGGCGCCTGCAGCAGGGGAGGACGCGCATCAGGCGCCTGCAGCAGGGGAGGACGCGCATCAGGCGCCTGCAGCAGGTGCGGCCGCGCATCAGGCGCCTCCAGCAGGTGCGGCCGCGCATCAGGCGCCCCCAGCAGGTGCGGCCGCGCATCAGGCGTCTGCAGCAGGTGCGGCCGCGCATCAGGCGTCTGCAGCAGGTGCGGCCGCGCATCAGGCGTCTGCAGCAGGTGCGGCCGCGCATCAGGCGTCTCCAGCAGGTGCGGCCGCGCATCAGGCGTCTCCAGCAGGTGCGGCCGCGCATCAGGCGTCTCCAGCAGGTGCGGCCGCGCATCAGGCGTCTCCAGCAGGTGCGGCCGCGCATCAGGTGCCTCCAGCAGGTGCGGCCGCGCATCAGGCGTCTCCAGCAGGTGCGGCCGCGCATCAGGCGTCTCCAGCAGGTGCGGCCGCGCATCAGGCGTCTCCAGCAGATGCGGCCGCGCATCAGGCGTCTCCAGCAGATGCGGCCGCGCATCAGGCGTCTCCAGCAGATGCGGCCGCGCATCAGGCGTCTCCAGCAGATGCGGCCGCGCATCAGGCGTCTCCAGCAGATGCGGCCGCGCATCAGGCGTCTCCAGCAGATGCGGCCGCGCATCAGGCGTCTCCAGCAGATGCGGCCGCGCATCAGGCGTCTCCAGCAGATGCGGCCGCGCATCAGGCGTCTCCAGCAGATGCGGCCGCGCATCAGGCGTCTCCAGCAGATGCGGCCGCGCATCAGGCGTCTCCAGCAGATGCGGCCGCGCATCAggcttctgcagcagaggcggccgcACGTCAGGTGTCTGCAGCAGAGGCATCCGCGCATCAGGCGTCTCCAGCACATGCGGCCGCGCATCAGGCGTCTCCAGCAGATGCGGCCGCGCATCAggcttctgcagcagaggcggccgcACGTCATGTGTCTGCAGCAGAGGCATCCGTGCCTCAGGTGTCTGCAGCAGAGGCTCCCGCATCTCAGGTGTCTGCTTCAGAGGTTCCCCCACCTCAGGTGTCTCCAGTAGAGGCAGCCGCGCATCAGGCACCTGCAGCAGAGGCTCCCGCACCTCAGGTGCCTGCAGCAGAGGCTCCCGCACCTCAGGCGTTTGGAGAAGAGGTGGACGCACTTGAGGTGTTTGCAGCAGAGGCGACCGCACCTCAGGCGCCTGAAGCAGAGGCAGCCGCGCATCAGGTGTTTGCAACACAAGCGGCTGCACCTCATGCGTCTGCAGCAGAGGCCGCCGTGCATCAGGTGTTTGCAACAGAGGCGGCTGCTTCTCAGGCGTCTGCAGCAGAGGCCGCCGCGGCTCAGGTATCTGCAGTAGAGGCGCATCGGCCTCAGACGTCTGCAGCAGAATCGACCGCGCCTCAGGTGTCTGCAGCAGAGGTGGCCGTACCTCAGGCGTATGCAGCAGCAGATGTGGACGCACCTCAGGCGTACGCAGCAGCACACGCGGACGCACCTCAGGCGTATGCAGCAGCAGACGCGGACGCACCTCACGCgtctgtggctgctgctgctgcaccaCACGTCGTTTTGCTGGGGCCGGAGGACTGTATTGTATCGGTCCTCTGTCTATAATCGGCTCAGGGATGAGGTGGACATGGGTCAGCAGCCGACTAAAAACAACACACGAGATATTAAATCAACAAACAAGGCTATCAGAAAAACAGATTGTACAACCAATTTACTATAAGAGTATATTCCGTGCACTGAGTGGCCAGCTGAGATGCCAGAGAGATTCTAAACATTACAGTTCTTCACTAATATTCAATTTATTCTGTCACGTATATGATGTGATCAAACAGGAACGAGAATTTTTTCCTTAAAGAACCTTATTTGTTCACCAACAACGACTCTGTTCCATCGTAACTAATCCATCTCTGGTATAATGTacttgtgccagcactttttccaatctaGAAACaatttctggaactcactttttgttatggtgttcagctcctacAATGATTCTGTTTTTAGCTCGTCAACGGTTGCACAATGACGTCCTTTCACGGTTCTCCTCACTCCCGGGAAAAGAAAGAAGTCCCAGGGGACCATGTCAGGTGATtacagtggctgaggcaacatTACGGTTTTATTTTTTGCCATAAAATGAGGAACAAGCTTTGAGGTGTGAGCGGGAGGATTATCGAGAAGCAACCTCCACAAGTGGtgttgccacaattctggtcgttttcttcagaTTGGTACACACAAATGgcacataacttccaggtagtaatTCTTACTGATCACACAACTGTAAGGCTGGaattcatgatgcactatcccattgtaatcaaTGAAAACAGTGAGAACAACCTTCATAATTGATCGAATTTTTTTAGGTctcggctcttcaggcagtttctgcTGGACGATTGGATCT encodes:
- the LOC126209890 gene encoding mucin-1-like, which encodes MDRKYNHRLLTHVHLIPEPIIDRGPIQYSPPAPAKRRVVQQQQPQTREVRPRLLLHTPEVRPRVLLRTPEVRPHLLLHTPEVRPPLLQTPEARSILLQTSEADAPLLQIPEPRRPLLQTPEKQPPLLQTPDARRPLLQTHEVQPLVLQTPDARLPLLQAPEVRSPLLQTPQVRPPLLQTPEVREPLLQAPEVREPLLQVPDARLPLLETPEVGEPLKQTPEMREPLLQTPEARMPLLQTHDVRPPLLQKPDARPHLLETPDARPHVLETPDARMPLLQTPDVRPPLLQKPDARPHLLETPDARPHLLETPDARPHLLETPDARPHLLETPDARPHLLETPDARPHLLETPDARPHLLETPDARPHLLETPDARPHLLETPDARPHLLETPDARPHLLETPDARPHLLETPDARPHLLETPDARPHLLEAPDARPHLLETPDARPHLLETPDARPHLLETPDARPHLLETPDARPHLLQTPDARPHLLQTPDARPHLLQTPDARPHLLGAPDARPHLLEAPDARPHLLQAPDARPPLLQAPDARPPLLQAPDARPPLLQAPDARPPLLQAPDARPPLLQAPDARPPLLETPDARPPLLQTPDARSRLLQTPEVRSPLLRMPDARPALQQTFKARPSLLRSQLLAQQSQHLSMTQGPVCSYAASDEHSHRGRSDIGTGKSKMEKKSHFNIHFNMISRMIPMLIQEDTYNLNNSIVLNVSCNAAIDRNLTQIHFS